The following DNA comes from Oharaeibacter diazotrophicus.
AAGGCGGCGGCGGCGTCACCGGCCTTGGCGGTCTTCAGGAAGGGCGCGAAGGGCGTGCCCTCGAGCTCCTTGGAAAGGCCGCCGAACAGAGTGGCGGCCATGGCCGGCATCACCTTGGAGACGACGTCGACGCCGAGGCCGGTCATGGCCGAGGCCTGCCGGGCGAGCACGCTCGCGGCGTCGCCGGAGCCGAACATCTTCTCGAGCGCCAGCCGGGCCGCCTCGGTGGCGGCCGGCGACACGGCGGCGCGGGCGTCCTCGTAGGCGGCGCGGAACTTGTCCGGGTCGAGCATCTCGGCGAAGGCCGCCGGCGAGGTCATGTCGGCCGCCGACTTCTTCATACCGAGGGCGAACACCGGCAGGAGCGTGCCCATCAGCTTGTCGAACTCGGGCCGGCTCAGGCCGTAGGCCTTGGCGAGATTGTCGATCGCCTGCCCGCCCTGGGCCTGGCGCATCAGATCGGCGAAGGTGAACATCCGCGACTCCTCTTCGGTCACGGATGATCGGACCATCCGGCCCCGCCGTCAAACCGCGGCCCGGCCGTCAATAGGCGTAGTCGCGGAAGACGTTGGAGAGATCGCCCTTCCAGGGGCCGGCCAGCTTGTCGAGCAGCAGTTCGGCCGGGGTGCGGCCGAGCGCGACGGTCTCCTCGAGCGGGGCGAGATAGGTGGTCTCGTCGGCGCCCTGGCCGTTGACGACGGCGCGCCGCCGCAGTCCCTCGC
Coding sequences within:
- a CDS encoding DUF937 domain-containing protein, which translates into the protein MFTFADLMRQAQGGQAIDNLAKAYGLSRPEFDKLMGTLLPVFALGMKKSAADMTSPAAFAEMLDPDKFRAAYEDARAAVSPAATEAARLALEKMFGSGDAASVLARQASAMTGLGVDVVSKVMPAMAATLFGGLSKELEGTPFAPFLKTAKAGDAAAAFGALGNPMRDAMGAFLKGYAEGKPGVKPAEPEAPQWPPGMEGFGKLFEAGVEMNEAGRSFFEQWMGGRKG